Proteins encoded together in one Columba livia isolate bColLiv1 breed racing homer chromosome 3, bColLiv1.pat.W.v2, whole genome shotgun sequence window:
- the PEX3 gene encoding peroxisomal biogenesis factor 3 isoform X2, with product MLRSLWSFLKRHKKKCLVLGTFLGGVYLLGKYGQKKIREIQEREAAEYIAQARRQYHFESNQRTCNMTVLSMLPTLRDALMHQLNSESLTSLLKNRPANKLEIWEDLKIISFTRSVAAVYSTCMLVVLLRVQLNIIGGYIYLDNAALCKNGTTPLAPPEVQQQYLSSIQHLLGDGLTELITIVKQAVHKVFGSISLKHTLSLLELEQKLKDIRKVVEHKDSDQIASYSPLCHYLMPDEENPLATQACGLTERDITTIKLLNETRDMLESPDFSTVLSTCLNRGFSRLLDNMAEFFRPTEQDLSQNGSVYSLSSVSLPLAKIIPIINGQIHSVCSETPSHFVQFCT from the exons ATGCTGCGGTCCCTGTGGAGTTTCCTCAAGCGGCACAAGAAGAAATGCCTCGTCCTCGGCACCTTCCTCGGCG GAGTCTATTTACTGGGAAAATACGGGCAGAAGAAAATCAGAGAAATCCAAGAACGAGAGGCAGCTGAATACATCGCCCAAGCCCGAAGGCAGTATCATTTTGAAAGTAATCAGAGGACATGCAATATGACAG tGCTGTCAATGCTTCCAACATTGAGGGATGCCTTAATGCATCAATTAAATTCTGAGAGTCTCACATCTCTTCTTAAAAATAG GCCAGCAAACAAGTTAGAAATATGGGAGGATTTAAAGATAATAA gTTTCACAAGAAGTGTTGCAGCTGTATATAGTACCTGTATGCTAGTAGTTCTTTTGCGGGTCCAGTTAAATATTATTGGCGGTTACATCTACCTAGATAATGCTGCACTCTGCAAAAATGGCACA acaCCACTGGCTCCCCCTGAAGTTCAGCAGCAATATTTATCAAGTATTCAGCACCTTTTAGGAGATG gACTGACTGAGTTAATAACTATTGTTAAACAAGCTGTGCATAAAGTTTTTGGAAG tatttCCCTTAAGCATACCCTGTCTCTTCTGGAGCTGGAACAGAAACTTAAAGATATTAGGAAAGTAGTGGAACATAAAGATTCAGACCAGATTGCATCTTACTCTCCCTTATGTCATTATCTGATGCCAGATGAAGAAAACCCCTTGGCTACCCAG GCCTGTGGACTGACAGAAAGAGACATTACTACAATTAAATTACTTAATGAAACCAGAGATATGCTAGAAAG tccAGACTTCAGTACAGTTTTGAGCACATGTTTAAATAGAGGATTCAGTCGACTGCTGGACAATATGGCAGAGTTTTTTAGACCTACGGAACAGGACCTCTCTCAGAATGGATCTGTATATag tCTTTCCAGTGTCAGTCTTCCTTTAGCCAAGATAATTCCAATAATAAATGGACAGATCCATTCAGTATGCAGTGAAACACCCAGTCACTTTGTTCAG
- the PEX3 gene encoding peroxisomal biogenesis factor 3 isoform X1 — protein sequence MLRSLWSFLKRHKKKCLVLGTFLGGVYLLGKYGQKKIREIQEREAAEYIAQARRQYHFESNQRTCNMTVLSMLPTLRDALMHQLNSESLTSLLKNRPANKLEIWEDLKIISFTRSVAAVYSTCMLVVLLRVQLNIIGGYIYLDNAALCKNGTTPLAPPEVQQQYLSSIQHLLGDGLTELITIVKQAVHKVFGSISLKHTLSLLELEQKLKDIRKVVEHKDSDQIASYSPLCHYLMPDEENPLATQACGLTERDITTIKLLNETRDMLESPDFSTVLSTCLNRGFSRLLDNMAEFFRPTEQDLSQNGSVYSLSSVSLPLAKIIPIINGQIHSVCSETPSHFVQDLLMMEQVKDFAANVYEAFSTPQQLEK from the exons ATGCTGCGGTCCCTGTGGAGTTTCCTCAAGCGGCACAAGAAGAAATGCCTCGTCCTCGGCACCTTCCTCGGCG GAGTCTATTTACTGGGAAAATACGGGCAGAAGAAAATCAGAGAAATCCAAGAACGAGAGGCAGCTGAATACATCGCCCAAGCCCGAAGGCAGTATCATTTTGAAAGTAATCAGAGGACATGCAATATGACAG tGCTGTCAATGCTTCCAACATTGAGGGATGCCTTAATGCATCAATTAAATTCTGAGAGTCTCACATCTCTTCTTAAAAATAG GCCAGCAAACAAGTTAGAAATATGGGAGGATTTAAAGATAATAA gTTTCACAAGAAGTGTTGCAGCTGTATATAGTACCTGTATGCTAGTAGTTCTTTTGCGGGTCCAGTTAAATATTATTGGCGGTTACATCTACCTAGATAATGCTGCACTCTGCAAAAATGGCACA acaCCACTGGCTCCCCCTGAAGTTCAGCAGCAATATTTATCAAGTATTCAGCACCTTTTAGGAGATG gACTGACTGAGTTAATAACTATTGTTAAACAAGCTGTGCATAAAGTTTTTGGAAG tatttCCCTTAAGCATACCCTGTCTCTTCTGGAGCTGGAACAGAAACTTAAAGATATTAGGAAAGTAGTGGAACATAAAGATTCAGACCAGATTGCATCTTACTCTCCCTTATGTCATTATCTGATGCCAGATGAAGAAAACCCCTTGGCTACCCAG GCCTGTGGACTGACAGAAAGAGACATTACTACAATTAAATTACTTAATGAAACCAGAGATATGCTAGAAAG tccAGACTTCAGTACAGTTTTGAGCACATGTTTAAATAGAGGATTCAGTCGACTGCTGGACAATATGGCAGAGTTTTTTAGACCTACGGAACAGGACCTCTCTCAGAATGGATCTGTATATag tCTTTCCAGTGTCAGTCTTCCTTTAGCCAAGATAATTCCAATAATAAATGGACAGATCCATTCAGTATGCAGTGAAACACCCAGTCACTTTGTTCAG